In one window of Dokdonia sp. PRO95 DNA:
- the argH gene encoding argininosuccinate lyase has translation MKLWEKGIPTDQKIEAFTVGNDREIDIHIAKYDLLASKAHATMLASVGLLTQEESEQLNKQLDLMLNQEQEGAFVIEADFEDVHSKIESDLVKALGDTGKKIHTARSRNDQVLVALNLYFKAELSQITEGVEKLFDTLLKLAEAHKNTLLPGYTHLQVAMPSSFGLWFSAYAELLIDDLYLLKAAQKVVDQNPLGSAAGYGSSFPIDREMTTAQLQFADLKYNVIAAQLSRGKSERTVTQAVANIANTLSRFAMDICLYCSQNFGFIKFPDALTTGSSIMPHKKNPDVFELLRGKCNQLQAIPQEMIMITNNLPSGYHRDYQLLKENAIKSVEDLKVVLDIFEFSIAQVQVQDVNLDDEKYQHLFTVDAINDLVTAGVSFREAYKQIGEQVENGSFKAGNTKEHSHLGSIHNLGLDKIQAKFDKAVS, from the coding sequence ATGAAACTTTGGGAAAAAGGAATACCAACAGATCAAAAAATAGAAGCATTTACGGTGGGTAATGATCGTGAGATTGATATCCATATTGCTAAGTATGATTTGCTAGCCAGCAAGGCACACGCAACAATGCTTGCATCTGTAGGCCTACTTACACAAGAGGAGAGCGAGCAGTTAAATAAGCAATTAGACCTTATGCTCAATCAAGAGCAGGAAGGAGCATTTGTTATAGAAGCAGATTTTGAAGATGTACATTCTAAGATAGAAAGTGACCTTGTAAAAGCACTGGGAGATACCGGTAAAAAAATACACACAGCGAGATCTCGTAATGACCAAGTTCTTGTGGCGTTAAACCTTTATTTCAAAGCAGAGTTATCTCAAATAACTGAAGGCGTAGAGAAGTTGTTTGACACACTTCTCAAACTTGCAGAGGCGCATAAAAACACCTTGCTGCCTGGATATACGCACCTTCAAGTGGCAATGCCGTCATCATTTGGGCTTTGGTTTTCTGCCTATGCGGAGTTACTTATAGATGATCTTTACTTACTCAAAGCAGCGCAGAAGGTAGTAGATCAAAATCCGCTGGGGAGTGCAGCTGGATATGGATCTAGTTTTCCTATCGATAGAGAGATGACTACCGCGCAACTTCAATTTGCCGATTTGAAATATAATGTAATTGCAGCCCAACTCTCAAGAGGGAAGTCTGAGCGTACGGTAACGCAAGCAGTTGCAAATATTGCAAATACCTTGAGTCGTTTTGCAATGGATATATGTTTGTACTGCTCTCAAAATTTTGGATTCATTAAGTTTCCAGATGCACTTACTACGGGCAGTAGTATTATGCCGCACAAAAAGAATCCAGATGTATTCGAGCTTTTGCGTGGTAAGTGTAATCAGTTACAAGCAATCCCACAGGAAATGATTATGATAACAAATAATTTGCCAAGTGGTTACCATAGAGATTACCAGTTACTCAAAGAAAATGCTATCAAGTCTGTTGAGGATCTCAAAGTAGTGCTAGATATTTTTGAGTTCTCTATTGCTCAGGTACAAGTGCAGGATGTTAATCTAGATGATGAGAAGTATCAACACCTCTTTACAGTAGATGCTATTAATGATCTTGTAACCGCAGGAGTGTCTTTTAGAGAAGCATATAAGCAAATAGGGGAGCAGGTAGAAAATGGTTCTTTTAAAGCGGGAAATACAAAGGAGCACTCACACTTAGGAAGTATACATAACCTAGGTCTAGATAAGATACAAGCCAAATTTGACAAGGCGGTATCTTAA
- a CDS encoding DUF2188 domain-containing protein: protein MSSIKTFLRSLLEIVENVYENSRKASRKRTWHQHVVPYEGDWAVRREGNKRITSKHQKQSTAIRKAKSIARKRKADVIIHRAGGGIRERINYD, encoded by the coding sequence ATGAGTAGCATTAAAACCTTTTTGCGTTCATTACTAGAAATAGTAGAAAACGTATATGAAAACTCTCGCAAGGCAAGTAGAAAACGTACTTGGCATCAGCACGTGGTCCCCTATGAAGGGGACTGGGCTGTAAGGCGCGAGGGTAACAAGCGTATCACTTCAAAGCATCAAAAGCAGAGTACTGCCATACGTAAAGCAAAGAGTATTGCACGTAAACGCAAGGCAGATGTGATTATACACCGTGCAGGTGGTGGCATACGCGAGCGTATAAACTACGATTAA
- the leuB gene encoding 3-isopropylmalate dehydrogenase encodes MDFNIAIIPGDGIGPEVTAQAKKALEAVADEYGHHFTYTEAMMGACAIDATGNPLPEETLDICEASDAILFGAIGDPKYDNDPTAKVRPEQGLLRLRKSLGLFCNVRPVKAYEQLIDNSPLKREIISGADMSIYRELTGGIYFGEKHLSDDGQVASDGCSYSVKEITRMAHLAFKEAQNRRKKLTLVDKANVLETSRLWRKTVTEIAKGYPDVAVDFLFVDNAAMQMILNPKQFDVILTENLFGDIISDEASVIGGSIGLLASASVGTENALFEPIHGSYPQATGKGIANPLASILSAAMLLRHLGLQDEAASIETAVEKSLELGFTTEDLKPENPLSTSKVGDFIADYILNPEDTNRNFKNIHAGQSTII; translated from the coding sequence ATGGATTTTAATATTGCAATCATACCTGGAGACGGGATAGGACCAGAAGTTACTGCTCAAGCAAAAAAAGCCCTAGAGGCAGTAGCAGATGAATACGGACATCACTTTACATATACAGAAGCAATGATGGGTGCTTGCGCCATAGACGCAACGGGCAACCCGCTTCCTGAGGAAACACTAGATATTTGCGAGGCATCAGACGCTATACTGTTTGGGGCCATTGGTGATCCCAAATATGATAACGACCCTACAGCAAAAGTTCGTCCAGAGCAAGGCCTTTTGAGACTTCGCAAATCACTAGGACTCTTTTGTAATGTACGCCCTGTGAAGGCTTACGAGCAACTTATAGATAATTCACCTCTTAAAAGAGAGATCATTTCTGGCGCAGATATGTCTATCTATCGCGAACTCACAGGTGGTATCTATTTTGGTGAGAAACACCTTAGTGATGATGGTCAAGTAGCCTCAGACGGTTGCTCATATTCTGTAAAAGAAATTACAAGAATGGCACATCTAGCATTTAAAGAGGCTCAAAACAGACGAAAAAAATTGACGCTCGTAGATAAAGCAAACGTGCTAGAAACGTCAAGGCTGTGGAGAAAAACAGTAACTGAGATAGCAAAAGGATATCCAGATGTAGCGGTAGATTTTCTCTTTGTAGACAATGCAGCGATGCAAATGATTTTAAACCCAAAGCAGTTTGACGTGATTTTGACAGAAAACTTGTTTGGTGATATTATTTCTGATGAGGCAAGTGTGATAGGAGGTTCTATAGGACTTTTAGCTTCTGCCTCTGTAGGTACAGAAAATGCACTTTTTGAGCCTATACACGGCTCTTACCCACAAGCTACTGGCAAGGGAATTGCAAATCCGCTGGCTTCTATCTTATCTGCTGCGATGTTATTGAGACATCTAGGGCTTCAAGACGAGGCTGCTAGCATAGAAACCGCTGTAGAAAAATCTTTAGAACTAGGTTTTACAACAGAAGATCTCAAACCAGAAAACCCATTAAGCACTTCAAAAGTGGGTGATTTTATTGCAGACTATATCTTAAACCCAGAAGACACAAACCGTAATTTTAAAAACATTCACGCAGGACAAAGCACGATTATTTAA
- the leuD gene encoding 3-isopropylmalate dehydratase small subunit — MEKFTKLISTAVPLPIENIDTDQIIPARFLKATDKKGFGDNVFRDWRFKKDGTLDAEFPINKPQYAGAKILVAGDNFGCGSSREHAAWAIVGYGFKVVISSFFADIFKGNALNNGLLPIQVTPKYLKELLAGIEANPELPITIDLENQVVEMAGVYAEQGRSTKAEFEIDPYKKVCMINGYDDIDFLLSKKAEIEAFEKERMVF; from the coding sequence ATGGAAAAATTCACAAAACTCATAAGCACAGCGGTACCGCTACCTATAGAAAACATAGACACAGACCAGATTATCCCTGCGCGCTTCCTGAAGGCGACAGATAAAAAAGGATTTGGTGATAACGTCTTTAGAGACTGGCGCTTTAAAAAAGATGGAACGCTGGATGCAGAGTTTCCTATTAATAAACCACAATATGCTGGAGCAAAAATTCTGGTAGCTGGAGATAACTTTGGTTGTGGGTCTAGCCGTGAGCACGCTGCCTGGGCAATTGTAGGATATGGTTTTAAGGTCGTGATCTCAAGTTTTTTTGCAGATATTTTTAAAGGTAATGCACTTAACAACGGCTTGCTTCCTATTCAGGTGACGCCGAAGTATCTTAAGGAATTACTAGCAGGTATAGAAGCAAACCCTGAGTTACCTATTACAATAGATCTAGAAAATCAGGTAGTTGAGATGGCCGGAGTTTATGCTGAGCAAGGTCGAAGTACGAAAGCGGAATTTGAAATAGATCCTTACAAGAAGGTTTGTATGATTAATGGATATGATGATATCGACTTTCTACTAAGTAAAAAGGCCGAAATAGAAGCCTTTGAAAAAGAACGAATGGTGTTTTAA
- the leuC gene encoding 3-isopropylmalate dehydratase large subunit: MGKTLFDKVWDAHVVDTVDNGPQILYIDKHLIHEVTSPQAFNELEERGIAVARPDQIVATADHNTPTQDQHLPIRDEMSRKQLQQLTENCEKHNITLYGLGHKYNGIVHVMAPELGITQPGMTMVCGDSHTSTHGAFGTIAFGIGTSQVGQVFASQSLLLNKPKSLRVSVNGTLAPHVSPKDVILYIISKIGTNAGTGYFCEYAGNVFEEMSMEGRMTVCNMSIEMGARGGMIAPDQTTFDYVEGRKFAPQGDAFAKAVSYWKTLPTDQDATFDKEYHFDAEDIAPMITYGTNPGMGIKINGAIPEKGDMTFEKALEYMNFKGGAQLLDTPINYVFLGSCTNSRIEDFRIAASYVRGKHKAANVNAWLVPGSQQVAKQLEEEGLKEVFEEAGFALRQPGCSACLAMNDDKIPAGEYCVSTSNRNFEGRQGQGARTILASPLVAAATAIAGKIVDVTKEAVA; the protein is encoded by the coding sequence ATGGGAAAAACACTATTTGATAAAGTCTGGGATGCACACGTGGTAGACACGGTAGATAACGGACCCCAAATCTTATATATAGACAAGCACTTGATACACGAAGTGACAAGTCCGCAGGCATTTAATGAGCTTGAGGAACGTGGCATTGCTGTAGCGCGTCCAGATCAAATAGTTGCCACGGCGGATCATAATACCCCAACTCAAGATCAGCATTTACCTATTAGAGATGAGATGTCTCGCAAGCAATTACAACAACTCACAGAAAACTGTGAGAAACACAACATCACCCTCTATGGTCTAGGTCACAAGTACAATGGTATTGTACACGTGATGGCACCAGAACTGGGCATCACACAACCAGGTATGACTATGGTTTGTGGCGATAGTCACACCTCAACGCACGGAGCTTTTGGCACTATTGCCTTTGGTATCGGGACGAGTCAGGTGGGACAAGTATTTGCGAGTCAGAGCTTGTTACTTAACAAGCCTAAAAGCTTACGCGTTTCTGTAAATGGAACACTTGCACCACACGTTTCTCCTAAGGATGTGATTTTGTACATCATTTCAAAAATTGGCACTAATGCCGGTACAGGTTACTTCTGTGAGTATGCGGGTAATGTTTTTGAGGAGATGAGTATGGAAGGTCGTATGACGGTTTGTAATATGAGTATCGAGATGGGTGCTCGTGGCGGTATGATTGCCCCAGATCAAACCACTTTTGATTATGTAGAAGGACGCAAATTTGCTCCGCAGGGTGACGCTTTCGCGAAAGCGGTATCCTACTGGAAAACACTCCCTACAGATCAAGACGCCACTTTTGACAAAGAATATCACTTTGATGCCGAAGATATAGCACCTATGATCACCTACGGCACAAACCCAGGAATGGGAATAAAAATAAACGGCGCCATACCTGAAAAAGGCGATATGACCTTTGAGAAAGCGCTGGAGTATATGAACTTCAAAGGTGGAGCACAATTACTAGACACGCCGATTAATTATGTGTTTTTAGGAAGTTGTACAAACTCAAGAATAGAAGATTTTAGAATAGCCGCATCATACGTGCGCGGAAAACATAAAGCTGCAAATGTGAACGCCTGGCTCGTACCTGGCTCACAACAAGTAGCAAAGCAACTCGAAGAAGAGGGGCTTAAAGAGGTGTTTGAAGAGGCTGGGTTTGCCTTACGGCAGCCTGGCTGTTCAGCCTGTCTAGCGATGAATGATGATAAAATTCCCGCTGGAGAGTACTGTGTTTCTACCTCAAATAGAAATTTTGAAGGCCGCCAAGGTCAAGGTGCGAGAACAATACTCGCTTCTCCCCTTGTAGCTGCCGCAACTGCCATTGCAGGAAAAATAGTAGACGTCACAAAAGAAGCTGTAGCCTAA
- a CDS encoding 2-isopropylmalate synthase: MQNDKVQIFDTTLRDGEQVPGCKLDKKEKLSIAERLDVLGVDVIEAGFPISSPGDFSSVEEISKLVKNATVCGLTRAVEKDIEVAAQALKYAVRPRIHTGIGTSESHMKYKFNATPEQIIERAVKATAYAKNFVDDVEFYAEDAGRTDNAFLAKVLEQVIAAGATVLNIPDTTGYCLPEEYGAKIKYLRENVKGIENVTLSCHCHNDLGLATANSIAGVINGARQIECTINGIGERAGNTSLEEVVMILKQHPTLNLHTDINTQLLFDTSRMVSDKMGMVVQPNKAIVGANAFAHSSGIHQDGMIKNRETYEIMNPKDVGVNETSIVLTARSGRAALAYRSKKVGYELTKLQLDAAYEQFLNVADRQKEVKDNDIHMIMQHIQCKAGAVA; the protein is encoded by the coding sequence ATGCAAAACGACAAAGTTCAGATTTTTGATACGACTCTTCGTGATGGAGAGCAGGTACCTGGTTGTAAACTAGACAAAAAAGAAAAACTCTCTATAGCAGAGCGTCTCGATGTTTTAGGCGTAGATGTTATTGAAGCCGGTTTTCCTATTTCCTCTCCTGGAGATTTTAGCTCTGTAGAGGAGATTTCAAAACTCGTAAAAAATGCAACCGTATGTGGTCTCACTCGCGCAGTAGAGAAGGATATTGAGGTTGCCGCACAAGCTTTAAAATATGCCGTTAGACCTAGAATCCACACGGGTATAGGTACTAGTGAGTCGCATATGAAGTATAAATTTAACGCCACTCCTGAGCAGATTATAGAGCGCGCTGTAAAAGCAACCGCCTACGCTAAAAATTTTGTTGATGATGTAGAGTTCTATGCAGAAGATGCGGGTCGTACAGATAATGCATTTCTTGCAAAGGTGCTTGAGCAAGTAATCGCAGCTGGGGCAACCGTTCTTAATATTCCAGATACTACAGGTTATTGTTTACCTGAAGAGTATGGAGCAAAAATTAAATACTTACGTGAAAATGTGAAGGGTATAGAAAACGTAACCCTCTCTTGCCACTGTCACAATGACCTTGGTCTAGCCACTGCAAACAGTATTGCAGGTGTTATAAACGGAGCAAGACAGATAGAATGTACCATAAACGGTATAGGAGAGCGTGCTGGTAACACCTCCCTAGAGGAAGTAGTAATGATCCTTAAACAACACCCCACACTTAATCTTCATACAGATATAAATACCCAACTCCTTTTTGATACGAGCCGTATGGTGAGCGATAAAATGGGAATGGTCGTACAACCTAACAAGGCCATTGTAGGTGCAAATGCCTTTGCACACAGCTCAGGAATCCATCAGGATGGTATGATTAAAAATAGAGAGACCTACGAGATTATGAATCCTAAAGATGTAGGAGTAAACGAGACATCTATCGTGCTTACAGCAAGAAGCGGTAGAGCAGCACTCGCCTACAGATCAAAAAAAGTAGGATACGAACTAACAAAACTTCAACTAGATGCTGCTTATGAGCAGTTTCTTAATGTGGCAGATAGACAAAAGGAAGTAAAAGATAACGACATACATATGATTATGCAACACATACAGTGCAAAGCTGGAGCCGTAGCATAA
- a CDS encoding DMT family transporter, translating into MSNNTTRHILEINLAMLFVSTSGVLGRYIDLPPAVTIGIRSFLAMLLLGLFVKWKGFSFTLARKDILGIALSGVFMGLHWITYFYSLQLSNVAIGMLSLFTYPVMTSLLEPVFLKTQFSKMHLLLGVLVLIGIYFLAPSFDTENDYFLAILIGLLSALCFAIRNLLVKTKIGSYNGSVVMWYQTLVIAIMLIPAYFIFDAQGFVKELPYIGMLALITTALGHTMFLFSIKRFSVTAASLMGSVQPIYGIILGIIFLNEIPGWRTVLGGSLILFSVVVESLRSSRNK; encoded by the coding sequence ATGTCAAATAACACCACCCGCCATATATTAGAAATTAACCTAGCAATGCTTTTTGTAAGCACCTCGGGAGTACTAGGTAGATACATTGATTTGCCACCAGCCGTAACCATCGGTATACGCTCATTTCTTGCAATGTTACTACTGGGACTATTCGTAAAGTGGAAAGGTTTTTCTTTTACGCTTGCGCGAAAAGATATACTCGGAATTGCGCTATCTGGAGTTTTTATGGGGCTACACTGGATTACCTATTTCTACTCATTACAATTGTCTAACGTGGCAATAGGGATGCTGTCATTATTTACATATCCTGTGATGACAAGCTTACTCGAGCCTGTATTTTTAAAAACACAGTTTTCAAAAATGCACTTGCTACTAGGAGTACTTGTCTTGATAGGTATTTACTTTCTTGCGCCTTCTTTTGATACAGAAAACGACTACTTCCTTGCGATATTAATAGGTTTGCTGTCGGCATTATGTTTTGCAATACGTAACCTCTTGGTAAAAACAAAAATAGGCTCCTACAACGGGTCTGTAGTGATGTGGTATCAAACGCTGGTGATAGCAATAATGCTTATACCTGCATATTTCATTTTTGATGCCCAAGGATTTGTAAAAGAGCTTCCTTATATAGGGATGCTTGCCCTTATAACTACTGCTTTGGGACACACGATGTTTCTCTTTAGTATTAAAAGGTTTTCTGTGACGGCTGCTAGTTTAATGGGAAGCGTACAACCTATTTACGGAATCATCCTTGGTATTATTTTTCTTAACGAAATACCTGGATGGCGTACCGTTTTGGGAGGTTCTCTTATTTTATTTAGTGTAGTGGTAGAGAGTTTAAGATCGTCTCGAAATAAGTAG
- a CDS encoding RluA family pseudouridine synthase translates to MHSTPENLNVIYEDNHIIVVNKRSGDIVQGDKTGDLPLSEVVKKYIAVKYNKPGAVYLGVVHRLDRPTSGIVIFARTSKALPRLNKMFSERQTKKTYWALVKNPPPAESGTLTHFLKRNPKQNKSYAHKHEVPDSKKAILDYRVIKKLKTFYLLEIDLHTGRHHQIRAQLTAIGCPIKGDLKYGFDRSNPDGSISLLSRKLTLTHPVKKEEMTFVAQVPEGDAVWKACN, encoded by the coding sequence ATGCACTCCACGCCAGAAAACCTCAACGTTATATATGAAGATAACCACATTATCGTGGTTAATAAACGTAGTGGTGATATTGTCCAGGGAGATAAAACGGGAGACTTGCCACTGAGTGAAGTTGTAAAAAAATACATTGCCGTAAAATATAATAAGCCAGGAGCGGTTTATCTAGGTGTGGTACACAGGCTAGACAGACCTACTTCTGGCATTGTTATTTTTGCCCGTACCAGCAAGGCGTTACCACGTCTCAACAAGATGTTTTCTGAGCGACAGACTAAAAAAACATACTGGGCACTTGTAAAAAATCCGCCTCCGGCAGAGAGTGGCACGCTTACACACTTTTTAAAACGCAACCCAAAACAAAACAAAAGCTACGCTCACAAACACGAGGTGCCAGACAGTAAAAAGGCTATTCTAGATTACAGAGTGATTAAAAAGCTTAAGACATTTTATCTTCTTGAGATAGACTTACACACTGGGAGACATCACCAGATACGCGCCCAGCTTACCGCCATAGGCTGCCCTATAAAGGGAGATCTTAAATATGGTTTTGACCGCAGTAATCCTGATGGTAGTATAAGTTTGCTTTCGCGAAAGCTTACCCTCACCCACCCGGTAAAAAAGGAAGAAATGACCTTTGTAGCTCAAGTGCCCGAAGGAGATGCTGTGTGGAAGGCCTGTAATTAG
- the panB gene encoding 3-methyl-2-oxobutanoate hydroxymethyltransferase: protein MSTAKKEYKRVTVKSLTEMKSRGEKISMLTAYDYTMAQIVDGAGIDVILVGDSASNVMAGHETTLPITLDQMIYHASSVVRAANRALVVVDLPFGSYQSDPKEALRSAIRIMKESGGHSIKLEGGKEVKESIKRILNAGIPVMGHLGLTPQSIYKFGTYTVRAKEEEEAQKLKEDALMLQKAGCFALVLEKVPAQLAKEVADSLTIPVIGIGAGGGVDGQVLVTHDMLGMTHEFNPRFLRRYLDMHTEMTSAFEKYSADVKSQDFPNEDEQY from the coding sequence ATGTCTACAGCCAAAAAAGAATACAAAAGAGTAACCGTAAAGTCTCTTACTGAGATGAAATCTCGAGGAGAGAAAATATCAATGCTCACAGCCTATGATTATACAATGGCTCAAATTGTAGATGGTGCAGGCATAGATGTGATTCTTGTAGGTGATAGTGCATCAAATGTGATGGCTGGTCACGAGACTACATTACCTATCACTCTAGACCAGATGATTTACCACGCCTCTTCTGTTGTAAGAGCGGCAAACCGCGCGCTAGTAGTTGTAGATCTACCTTTTGGTAGTTATCAAAGTGACCCTAAAGAAGCGCTAAGATCTGCCATACGTATTATGAAAGAATCTGGAGGTCACTCTATAAAACTTGAAGGTGGTAAAGAAGTAAAAGAAAGCATAAAGCGTATCCTTAACGCAGGTATCCCGGTAATGGGTCACCTAGGACTTACACCACAAAGTATCTATAAATTTGGTACATATACAGTACGAGCTAAGGAAGAAGAAGAAGCTCAAAAACTTAAAGAAGATGCCCTTATGCTTCAAAAAGCAGGTTGTTTTGCCCTTGTGCTTGAAAAAGTACCGGCACAACTTGCAAAGGAGGTTGCAGATAGCTTAACAATCCCTGTTATAGGTATAGGCGCTGGTGGTGGCGTAGATGGTCAAGTACTGGTAACACACGATATGCTGGGTATGACCCACGAGTTCAACCCACGATTTTTACGTCGTTATCTAGATATGCATACTGAGATGACCTCTGCTTTTGAGAAGTACAGCGCAGACGTAAAATCACAGGACTTTCCTAATGAAGATGAGCAGTATTAA
- a CDS encoding nuclear transport factor 2 family protein: protein MRLKYLFIPMIAVFLLFAFVKADKDYYRTANQDVYSEKVVKEVVQTFFEGFHTQDSILIKKVVHPDVMMQSIGKGELGEVQLSKQDFSGFLKSICSIPASTTFEERIDSYEIKMDGKMANVWTPYSFYINGSLSHCGTNSFQLFKRNGVWKIFYIVDTRDREGCGEKRG from the coding sequence ATGCGACTCAAATATCTTTTTATTCCTATGATTGCGGTGTTCTTATTATTTGCCTTTGTAAAGGCAGATAAAGATTACTACAGGACTGCAAATCAAGATGTTTATAGTGAGAAGGTTGTAAAGGAGGTGGTGCAAACTTTTTTTGAAGGCTTTCATACACAAGACTCAATTTTGATAAAAAAAGTAGTGCATCCAGATGTGATGATGCAATCTATAGGAAAGGGAGAGCTAGGCGAGGTACAACTGAGCAAGCAAGATTTTAGCGGATTTTTAAAGTCTATTTGTAGTATACCTGCGAGTACAACGTTTGAAGAGCGTATAGATAGCTATGAGATAAAAATGGATGGCAAGATGGCAAATGTCTGGACGCCATATTCATTTTACATAAATGGTAGTCTAAGTCATTGCGGGACTAATAGTTTCCAACTTTTTAAGCGCAACGGTGTCTGGAAGATATTTTATATAGTAGATACTCGTGATCGTGAGGGCTGTGGCGAGAAGCGAGGGTAG